A stretch of Desulfitobacterium dichloroeliminans LMG P-21439 DNA encodes these proteins:
- the rlmB gene encoding 23S rRNA (guanosine(2251)-2'-O)-methyltransferase RlmB, which yields MNEEIVYGRNAVWELLQSGKPVNKLLFQSEGTGGRFQDMVSHARGQQIPFQFVDKVALDRLTEKAKHQGVLAYASPREYAEVEDILALAKEKEEDLFILVLDEVEDPHNLGALIRTADAAGVHGVIIPKRRSVSLTSTVAKTSAGAIEHVLVARVGNLVQTLKDLQKAGCWVSGAEAGGTEVYRSDLTGPRVIVVGSEGKGLSRLVKETCDEIISLPMRGQINSLNASVAGSILLYEVVRQRSGK from the coding sequence ATGAACGAAGAAATCGTATACGGCCGTAACGCCGTCTGGGAACTCCTCCAATCAGGTAAGCCCGTCAACAAACTGCTCTTCCAATCAGAAGGCACTGGCGGTCGCTTCCAAGACATGGTTAGCCATGCTCGAGGGCAGCAAATTCCCTTCCAATTTGTCGACAAAGTCGCCTTGGACCGCTTGACAGAGAAAGCCAAGCATCAAGGTGTTTTAGCTTACGCCTCTCCTCGAGAATATGCTGAGGTGGAGGACATCCTAGCTTTGGCAAAAGAAAAGGAAGAAGATCTCTTTATCCTTGTTCTGGATGAAGTAGAAGATCCTCATAATCTAGGTGCTCTCATTCGGACTGCCGATGCAGCTGGAGTCCACGGGGTGATTATCCCGAAGCGCCGTAGCGTATCGCTTACCTCAACCGTAGCTAAGACTTCTGCAGGTGCCATAGAGCATGTCTTGGTAGCTCGGGTAGGGAACTTAGTCCAGACCTTAAAGGACCTCCAAAAGGCTGGTTGTTGGGTGTCTGGAGCCGAAGCAGGTGGAACTGAGGTTTATCGCTCAGATCTTACAGGCCCTAGAGTGATTGTTGTAGGCAGTGAAGGAAAGGGCTTGAGCCGACTGGTCAAGGAAACCTGTGATGAAATAATAAGCCTTCCCATGAGGGGTCAGATTAATTCTTTAAATGCCAGTGTCGCCGGATCCATTTT